A genomic window from Cyprinus carpio isolate SPL01 chromosome B9, ASM1834038v1, whole genome shotgun sequence includes:
- the LOC109058693 gene encoding ly6/PLAUR domain-containing protein 6B-like has product MAADLALVTVLVQLLVDLVTSDSIDFYNIMPAVEATPYPKSFKCFTCEQALDNYSCNRWAEDVWCPQNTQYCMTIHHFNHHGKTKFVTKRCAVREECQLAGCRHHKNTHHECLSCCEGMVCNIELPTNHSNAVFTQRQTHSSAAPTFRIWDCVTLLVPVLMGLLPL; this is encoded by the exons ATGGCAGCAGATCTGGCCTTAGTCACTGTTCTCGTCCAGCTTCTTGTTGATTTGGTGACAAGTGACAGCATTGATTTCTACAATATCATGCCTGCTGTAGAAG CCACCCCATACCCCAAGAGTTTCAAGTGCTTCACATGTGAACAGGCCTTAGACAACTACAGCTGTAACCGCTGGGCAGAAGACGTGTGGTGTCCTCAAA ATACTCAATATTGTATGACAATACACCACTTCAACCATCATGGAAAGACAAAATTTGTTACCAAAAGATGTGCTGTGCGTGAAGAATGCCAGTTAGCTGGCTGTAGacatcacaaaaatacacaccAT GAGTGCTTATCTTGCTGTGAAGGGATGGTTTGTAACATAGAGCTGCCGACCAATCACAGTAATGCAGTGTTTACCCAGAGACAAACCCACAGCTCAGCAGCACCCACTTTCAGGATCTGGGATTGTGTGACCCTGCTGGTCCCAGTTCTCATGGGACTGCTACCATTATGA